From Xiphophorus maculatus strain JP 163 A chromosome 12, X_maculatus-5.0-male, whole genome shotgun sequence, the proteins below share one genomic window:
- the rtkn gene encoding rhotekin isoform X2 produces MPTDKYADMEEKLWILEDLNMMYIRQIAVSLQDSDIQKKIDHEIRMRDGACKLLAACSQRDQALEAAKSLQTCSTRIMAYMSELQRMKEAQVMQNVPRRSSDAGPMDDRLPCKGKVAISDLRIPLMWKDTEYFKNKGELHRCAVFCLLQLGGEIFDTDMVIVDRTLTDICFDNTIVFSEASPGFELRVELYSCCSEDDYSAGSTPRKLASKLSSSLGRSAGKKLRAAMEPGACSPVSNGGAAPLLLPVPSVPGPKYHLLAHATLSLSHVQDSFRTHDLTISGNEECSYWLPLYGSMCCRLAAQPHCMTQQMMGGWLKVKQCGGDPKTWTKVYAVLKATSLFCYQRQEDVDANVEPALTIGINKETRIRASEKDPHSKGQNICISNRYGGEEVTHTLNTESREDTHSWMEAFWQHFYDMSQWKQCCDDLMKIELPSPRKPAPVTPKQGSLYHEMVIESSDDLSSTVSDILARRMQELELRSQLGTSPTWMSVFEENSPKSIGFPVRPCTSRLSGHSPHSPHRLPPRSPASPHRCPQPGLLSSDASLTSDSDSHCSTSPCSHRHGWPEPSSNFSLLSSSPSRLRPRTLSLDAKLSTLRGRGYGGGVAFQCSCQPPSSSLLAPHPVSSRSPLSQRSTQTTLSCSSSTSSSSSSNSEGSHSPESSEGGPFSRPSPARRSLRNLRARLDPRNWLQSQV; encoded by the exons GACAGCGACATTCAGAAGAAGATTGACCATGAGATCCGGATGCGAGATGGAGCCTGCAAGTTGCTGGCTGCCTGCTCACAGCGAGACCAGGCCTTGGAGGCAGCAAAGAGCCTGCAGACGTGCAGCACTCGGATCATGGCCTACATGTCGGAGCTGCAGAGGATGAAGGAAGCTCAGGTCATGCAGAATGTCCCACGCAGGTCCTCGGACGCCGGCCCGATGGACGATAGACTTCCCTGCAAAGGAAAAGTGGCAATCTCag ATCTTCGGATCCCTCTTATGTGGAAAGACACGGAGTACTTCAAGAACAAAGGAG AGCTTCATCGATGCGCTGTGTTCTGCCTGCTGCAGCTGGGAGGAGAGATCTTCGACACGGACATGGTGATAGTGGACCGGACGCTCACAGATATCTGCTTTGATAACACCATCGTCTT TAGTGAAGCCAGCCCTGGCTTTGAGCTCCGAGTTGAGCTCTAtagctgctgctcagaggaCGACTACTCTGCCGGAAGCACGCCCAGAAAACTGGCCAGCAAGTTGAGCTCCTCGCTGGGCCGATCAGCGGGAAAGAAGCTCAGAGCGGCGATGGAGCCTGGAGCTTGTAGTCCTGTTAGTAACGGAGGGGCGGCTCCTCTCCTGCTGCCGGTTCCCTCTGTGCC GGGCCCGAAGTACCACCTCTTAGCTCACGCCACCCTGTCCCTGTCACACGTCCAGGACAGCTTTCGCACACATGACCTCACTATTTCAGGCAACG AGGAATGCTCCTACTGGCTGCCTCTCTACGGCAGCATGTGTTGCCGCCTCGCAGCTCAGCCGCACTGTATGACCCAGCAGATGATGGGTGGATGGTTGAAAGTTAAG CAGTGTGGAGGTGACCCTAAGACATGGACAAAAGTCTATGCCGTTCTAAAAGCAACAAGCCTTTTCTGCTACCAGCGACAGGAGGATGTGGACGCCAATGTCGAGCCTGCTTTGACCATCGGGATCAACAAG GAGACCAGGATACGCGCGTCAGAGAAGGACCCCCACAGTAAGGGTCAGAACATTTGCATCAGCAACCGATACGGAGGGGAGGAGGTCACCCACACTCTGAACACGGAGAGCCGGGAGGACACGCACAGCTGGATGGAGGCCTTCTGGCAGCATTTCTATGACATGA GTCAATGGAAGCAGTGCTGcgatgatttaatgaaaattgaACTTCCCTCTCCAAGAAAACCAGCTCCTGTCACACCAAAACAGGGCTCACTTTACCATGAAATGG TTATTGAGTCATCCGATGACCTCAGCAGCACCGTGTCCGACATCCTGGCCCGGAGAATGCAAGAGCTGGAGCTCCGCAGCCAGCTGGGCACGTCTCCCACCTGGATGTCTGTGTTTGAGGAGAACAGTCCGAAAAGCATTGGCTTCCCTGTCCGTCCGTGTACCTCCCGCCTGTCTGGCCACAGCCCTCACTCTCCTCATCGCCTTCCCCCTCGGAGCCCCGCGAGCCCGCACCGCTGCCCGCAGCCTGGTCTGCTCTCCTCTGACGCGAGCCTGACGTCGGACAGTGACAGCCATTGCAGCACCAGCCCGTGCTCTCACCGCCACGGCTGGCCTGAGCCGTCGTCAAACTTCTCGCTTTTGTCCTCCTCGCCCTCCCGCCTGAGGCCGCGCACTCTCTCTCTGGACGCTAAGCTCAGCACCCTCCGGGGGCGAGGGTACGGAGGCGGAGTGGCCTTCCAGTGCTCCTGCCAGCCTCCTTCCTCGTCCCTGCTCGCGCCTCACCCCGTCTCCTCCCGCTCGCCTCTGTCGCAGCGCAGCACGCAGACCACGCTGTCCTGCTCCAGCTccacctccagcagcagctccagcaacAGCGAGGGCAGCCACAGCCCCGAGTCGTCAGAGGGGGGTCCGTTCTCCAGGCCTTCGCCAGCTCGACGCAGCCTGAGAAACCTACGGGCCAGGCTCGATCCCCGTAACTGGCTGCAGAGTCAGGTGTGA
- the rtkn gene encoding rhotekin isoform X1, translating into MFCRNQTTRATVARGSALEMEIRRGKFRKSDFLHTSSQDSDIQKKIDHEIRMRDGACKLLAACSQRDQALEAAKSLQTCSTRIMAYMSELQRMKEAQVMQNVPRRSSDAGPMDDRLPCKGKVAISDLRIPLMWKDTEYFKNKGELHRCAVFCLLQLGGEIFDTDMVIVDRTLTDICFDNTIVFSEASPGFELRVELYSCCSEDDYSAGSTPRKLASKLSSSLGRSAGKKLRAAMEPGACSPVSNGGAAPLLLPVPSVPGPKYHLLAHATLSLSHVQDSFRTHDLTISGNEECSYWLPLYGSMCCRLAAQPHCMTQQMMGGWLKVKQCGGDPKTWTKVYAVLKATSLFCYQRQEDVDANVEPALTIGINKETRIRASEKDPHSKGQNICISNRYGGEEVTHTLNTESREDTHSWMEAFWQHFYDMSQWKQCCDDLMKIELPSPRKPAPVTPKQGSLYHEMVIESSDDLSSTVSDILARRMQELELRSQLGTSPTWMSVFEENSPKSIGFPVRPCTSRLSGHSPHSPHRLPPRSPASPHRCPQPGLLSSDASLTSDSDSHCSTSPCSHRHGWPEPSSNFSLLSSSPSRLRPRTLSLDAKLSTLRGRGYGGGVAFQCSCQPPSSSLLAPHPVSSRSPLSQRSTQTTLSCSSSTSSSSSSNSEGSHSPESSEGGPFSRPSPARRSLRNLRARLDPRNWLQSQV; encoded by the exons GACAGCGACATTCAGAAGAAGATTGACCATGAGATCCGGATGCGAGATGGAGCCTGCAAGTTGCTGGCTGCCTGCTCACAGCGAGACCAGGCCTTGGAGGCAGCAAAGAGCCTGCAGACGTGCAGCACTCGGATCATGGCCTACATGTCGGAGCTGCAGAGGATGAAGGAAGCTCAGGTCATGCAGAATGTCCCACGCAGGTCCTCGGACGCCGGCCCGATGGACGATAGACTTCCCTGCAAAGGAAAAGTGGCAATCTCag ATCTTCGGATCCCTCTTATGTGGAAAGACACGGAGTACTTCAAGAACAAAGGAG AGCTTCATCGATGCGCTGTGTTCTGCCTGCTGCAGCTGGGAGGAGAGATCTTCGACACGGACATGGTGATAGTGGACCGGACGCTCACAGATATCTGCTTTGATAACACCATCGTCTT TAGTGAAGCCAGCCCTGGCTTTGAGCTCCGAGTTGAGCTCTAtagctgctgctcagaggaCGACTACTCTGCCGGAAGCACGCCCAGAAAACTGGCCAGCAAGTTGAGCTCCTCGCTGGGCCGATCAGCGGGAAAGAAGCTCAGAGCGGCGATGGAGCCTGGAGCTTGTAGTCCTGTTAGTAACGGAGGGGCGGCTCCTCTCCTGCTGCCGGTTCCCTCTGTGCC GGGCCCGAAGTACCACCTCTTAGCTCACGCCACCCTGTCCCTGTCACACGTCCAGGACAGCTTTCGCACACATGACCTCACTATTTCAGGCAACG AGGAATGCTCCTACTGGCTGCCTCTCTACGGCAGCATGTGTTGCCGCCTCGCAGCTCAGCCGCACTGTATGACCCAGCAGATGATGGGTGGATGGTTGAAAGTTAAG CAGTGTGGAGGTGACCCTAAGACATGGACAAAAGTCTATGCCGTTCTAAAAGCAACAAGCCTTTTCTGCTACCAGCGACAGGAGGATGTGGACGCCAATGTCGAGCCTGCTTTGACCATCGGGATCAACAAG GAGACCAGGATACGCGCGTCAGAGAAGGACCCCCACAGTAAGGGTCAGAACATTTGCATCAGCAACCGATACGGAGGGGAGGAGGTCACCCACACTCTGAACACGGAGAGCCGGGAGGACACGCACAGCTGGATGGAGGCCTTCTGGCAGCATTTCTATGACATGA GTCAATGGAAGCAGTGCTGcgatgatttaatgaaaattgaACTTCCCTCTCCAAGAAAACCAGCTCCTGTCACACCAAAACAGGGCTCACTTTACCATGAAATGG TTATTGAGTCATCCGATGACCTCAGCAGCACCGTGTCCGACATCCTGGCCCGGAGAATGCAAGAGCTGGAGCTCCGCAGCCAGCTGGGCACGTCTCCCACCTGGATGTCTGTGTTTGAGGAGAACAGTCCGAAAAGCATTGGCTTCCCTGTCCGTCCGTGTACCTCCCGCCTGTCTGGCCACAGCCCTCACTCTCCTCATCGCCTTCCCCCTCGGAGCCCCGCGAGCCCGCACCGCTGCCCGCAGCCTGGTCTGCTCTCCTCTGACGCGAGCCTGACGTCGGACAGTGACAGCCATTGCAGCACCAGCCCGTGCTCTCACCGCCACGGCTGGCCTGAGCCGTCGTCAAACTTCTCGCTTTTGTCCTCCTCGCCCTCCCGCCTGAGGCCGCGCACTCTCTCTCTGGACGCTAAGCTCAGCACCCTCCGGGGGCGAGGGTACGGAGGCGGAGTGGCCTTCCAGTGCTCCTGCCAGCCTCCTTCCTCGTCCCTGCTCGCGCCTCACCCCGTCTCCTCCCGCTCGCCTCTGTCGCAGCGCAGCACGCAGACCACGCTGTCCTGCTCCAGCTccacctccagcagcagctccagcaacAGCGAGGGCAGCCACAGCCCCGAGTCGTCAGAGGGGGGTCCGTTCTCCAGGCCTTCGCCAGCTCGACGCAGCCTGAGAAACCTACGGGCCAGGCTCGATCCCCGTAACTGGCTGCAGAGTCAGGTGTGA
- the rtkn gene encoding rhotekin isoform X3, translating to MNNSKNLRDSDIQKKIDHEIRMRDGACKLLAACSQRDQALEAAKSLQTCSTRIMAYMSELQRMKEAQVMQNVPRRSSDAGPMDDRLPCKGKVAISDLRIPLMWKDTEYFKNKGELHRCAVFCLLQLGGEIFDTDMVIVDRTLTDICFDNTIVFSEASPGFELRVELYSCCSEDDYSAGSTPRKLASKLSSSLGRSAGKKLRAAMEPGACSPVSNGGAAPLLLPVPSVPGPKYHLLAHATLSLSHVQDSFRTHDLTISGNEECSYWLPLYGSMCCRLAAQPHCMTQQMMGGWLKVKQCGGDPKTWTKVYAVLKATSLFCYQRQEDVDANVEPALTIGINKETRIRASEKDPHSKGQNICISNRYGGEEVTHTLNTESREDTHSWMEAFWQHFYDMSQWKQCCDDLMKIELPSPRKPAPVTPKQGSLYHEMVIESSDDLSSTVSDILARRMQELELRSQLGTSPTWMSVFEENSPKSIGFPVRPCTSRLSGHSPHSPHRLPPRSPASPHRCPQPGLLSSDASLTSDSDSHCSTSPCSHRHGWPEPSSNFSLLSSSPSRLRPRTLSLDAKLSTLRGRGYGGGVAFQCSCQPPSSSLLAPHPVSSRSPLSQRSTQTTLSCSSSTSSSSSSNSEGSHSPESSEGGPFSRPSPARRSLRNLRARLDPRNWLQSQV from the exons GACAGCGACATTCAGAAGAAGATTGACCATGAGATCCGGATGCGAGATGGAGCCTGCAAGTTGCTGGCTGCCTGCTCACAGCGAGACCAGGCCTTGGAGGCAGCAAAGAGCCTGCAGACGTGCAGCACTCGGATCATGGCCTACATGTCGGAGCTGCAGAGGATGAAGGAAGCTCAGGTCATGCAGAATGTCCCACGCAGGTCCTCGGACGCCGGCCCGATGGACGATAGACTTCCCTGCAAAGGAAAAGTGGCAATCTCag ATCTTCGGATCCCTCTTATGTGGAAAGACACGGAGTACTTCAAGAACAAAGGAG AGCTTCATCGATGCGCTGTGTTCTGCCTGCTGCAGCTGGGAGGAGAGATCTTCGACACGGACATGGTGATAGTGGACCGGACGCTCACAGATATCTGCTTTGATAACACCATCGTCTT TAGTGAAGCCAGCCCTGGCTTTGAGCTCCGAGTTGAGCTCTAtagctgctgctcagaggaCGACTACTCTGCCGGAAGCACGCCCAGAAAACTGGCCAGCAAGTTGAGCTCCTCGCTGGGCCGATCAGCGGGAAAGAAGCTCAGAGCGGCGATGGAGCCTGGAGCTTGTAGTCCTGTTAGTAACGGAGGGGCGGCTCCTCTCCTGCTGCCGGTTCCCTCTGTGCC GGGCCCGAAGTACCACCTCTTAGCTCACGCCACCCTGTCCCTGTCACACGTCCAGGACAGCTTTCGCACACATGACCTCACTATTTCAGGCAACG AGGAATGCTCCTACTGGCTGCCTCTCTACGGCAGCATGTGTTGCCGCCTCGCAGCTCAGCCGCACTGTATGACCCAGCAGATGATGGGTGGATGGTTGAAAGTTAAG CAGTGTGGAGGTGACCCTAAGACATGGACAAAAGTCTATGCCGTTCTAAAAGCAACAAGCCTTTTCTGCTACCAGCGACAGGAGGATGTGGACGCCAATGTCGAGCCTGCTTTGACCATCGGGATCAACAAG GAGACCAGGATACGCGCGTCAGAGAAGGACCCCCACAGTAAGGGTCAGAACATTTGCATCAGCAACCGATACGGAGGGGAGGAGGTCACCCACACTCTGAACACGGAGAGCCGGGAGGACACGCACAGCTGGATGGAGGCCTTCTGGCAGCATTTCTATGACATGA GTCAATGGAAGCAGTGCTGcgatgatttaatgaaaattgaACTTCCCTCTCCAAGAAAACCAGCTCCTGTCACACCAAAACAGGGCTCACTTTACCATGAAATGG TTATTGAGTCATCCGATGACCTCAGCAGCACCGTGTCCGACATCCTGGCCCGGAGAATGCAAGAGCTGGAGCTCCGCAGCCAGCTGGGCACGTCTCCCACCTGGATGTCTGTGTTTGAGGAGAACAGTCCGAAAAGCATTGGCTTCCCTGTCCGTCCGTGTACCTCCCGCCTGTCTGGCCACAGCCCTCACTCTCCTCATCGCCTTCCCCCTCGGAGCCCCGCGAGCCCGCACCGCTGCCCGCAGCCTGGTCTGCTCTCCTCTGACGCGAGCCTGACGTCGGACAGTGACAGCCATTGCAGCACCAGCCCGTGCTCTCACCGCCACGGCTGGCCTGAGCCGTCGTCAAACTTCTCGCTTTTGTCCTCCTCGCCCTCCCGCCTGAGGCCGCGCACTCTCTCTCTGGACGCTAAGCTCAGCACCCTCCGGGGGCGAGGGTACGGAGGCGGAGTGGCCTTCCAGTGCTCCTGCCAGCCTCCTTCCTCGTCCCTGCTCGCGCCTCACCCCGTCTCCTCCCGCTCGCCTCTGTCGCAGCGCAGCACGCAGACCACGCTGTCCTGCTCCAGCTccacctccagcagcagctccagcaacAGCGAGGGCAGCCACAGCCCCGAGTCGTCAGAGGGGGGTCCGTTCTCCAGGCCTTCGCCAGCTCGACGCAGCCTGAGAAACCTACGGGCCAGGCTCGATCCCCGTAACTGGCTGCAGAGTCAGGTGTGA
- the rtkn gene encoding rhotekin isoform X4 — MFCRNQTTRATVARGSALEMEIRRGKFRKSDFLHTSSQDSDIQKKIDHEIRMRDGACKLLAACSQRDQALEAAKSLQTCSTRIMAYMSELQRMKEAQVMQNVPRRSSDAGPMDDRLPCKGKVAISDLRIPLMWKDTEYFKNKGELHRCAVFCLLQLGGEIFDTDMVIVDRTLTDICFDNTIVFSEASPGFELRVELYSCCSEDDYSAGSTPRKLASKLSSSLGRSAGKKLRAAMEPGACSPVSNGGAAPLLLPVPSVPGPKYHLLAHATLSLSHVQDSFRTHDLTISGNEECSYWLPLYGSMCCRLAAQPHCMTQQMMGGWLKVKQCGGDPKTWTKVYAVLKATSLFCYQRQEDVDANVEPALTIGINKETRIRASEKDPHSKGQNICISNRYGGEEVTHTLNTESREDTHSWMEAFWQHFYDMSQWKQCCDDLMKIELPSPRKPAPVTPKQGSLYHEMAPLSAPSCEGLLLQDNAVSAEIRALLSSYYNDSY, encoded by the exons GACAGCGACATTCAGAAGAAGATTGACCATGAGATCCGGATGCGAGATGGAGCCTGCAAGTTGCTGGCTGCCTGCTCACAGCGAGACCAGGCCTTGGAGGCAGCAAAGAGCCTGCAGACGTGCAGCACTCGGATCATGGCCTACATGTCGGAGCTGCAGAGGATGAAGGAAGCTCAGGTCATGCAGAATGTCCCACGCAGGTCCTCGGACGCCGGCCCGATGGACGATAGACTTCCCTGCAAAGGAAAAGTGGCAATCTCag ATCTTCGGATCCCTCTTATGTGGAAAGACACGGAGTACTTCAAGAACAAAGGAG AGCTTCATCGATGCGCTGTGTTCTGCCTGCTGCAGCTGGGAGGAGAGATCTTCGACACGGACATGGTGATAGTGGACCGGACGCTCACAGATATCTGCTTTGATAACACCATCGTCTT TAGTGAAGCCAGCCCTGGCTTTGAGCTCCGAGTTGAGCTCTAtagctgctgctcagaggaCGACTACTCTGCCGGAAGCACGCCCAGAAAACTGGCCAGCAAGTTGAGCTCCTCGCTGGGCCGATCAGCGGGAAAGAAGCTCAGAGCGGCGATGGAGCCTGGAGCTTGTAGTCCTGTTAGTAACGGAGGGGCGGCTCCTCTCCTGCTGCCGGTTCCCTCTGTGCC GGGCCCGAAGTACCACCTCTTAGCTCACGCCACCCTGTCCCTGTCACACGTCCAGGACAGCTTTCGCACACATGACCTCACTATTTCAGGCAACG AGGAATGCTCCTACTGGCTGCCTCTCTACGGCAGCATGTGTTGCCGCCTCGCAGCTCAGCCGCACTGTATGACCCAGCAGATGATGGGTGGATGGTTGAAAGTTAAG CAGTGTGGAGGTGACCCTAAGACATGGACAAAAGTCTATGCCGTTCTAAAAGCAACAAGCCTTTTCTGCTACCAGCGACAGGAGGATGTGGACGCCAATGTCGAGCCTGCTTTGACCATCGGGATCAACAAG GAGACCAGGATACGCGCGTCAGAGAAGGACCCCCACAGTAAGGGTCAGAACATTTGCATCAGCAACCGATACGGAGGGGAGGAGGTCACCCACACTCTGAACACGGAGAGCCGGGAGGACACGCACAGCTGGATGGAGGCCTTCTGGCAGCATTTCTATGACATGA GTCAATGGAAGCAGTGCTGcgatgatttaatgaaaattgaACTTCCCTCTCCAAGAAAACCAGCTCCTGTCACACCAAAACAGGGCTCACTTTACCATGAAATGG CCCCTCTTTCAGCGCCCTCCTGTGAGGGTCTTCTGCTGCAGGATAACGCTGTGTCTGCTGAGATTCGTGCTCTGCTCTCGTCCTATTACAATGACAG TTATTGA